One Gammaproteobacteria bacterium genomic window carries:
- a CDS encoding DUF1801 domain-containing protein: MDERIRSLGGWRAETLADVRRIIREADPDIVEECKWIKPSSPMGVPVWSHAGIVCTGEAYKQVVKLTFARGASLEDPRGLFNSSLEGNTRRAIDIREGEVLDAEVFKALIQAAVAENQRSSARKSQGRGPRSPAPSRMITDSPTTGMSSCPT; encoded by the coding sequence ATCGACGAGCGGATCCGGTCTCTGGGTGGCTGGCGCGCCGAAACCCTGGCGGACGTTCGCCGCATCATCCGCGAGGCGGACCCGGACATCGTGGAGGAGTGCAAATGGATCAAGCCCAGCAGCCCAATGGGGGTGCCCGTATGGTCCCACGCTGGGATCGTCTGCACGGGAGAGGCCTACAAACAGGTGGTCAAGCTCACCTTCGCCCGGGGTGCCTCGTTGGAGGACCCTCGGGGGCTCTTCAACTCCAGCCTGGAGGGGAACACGCGTCGCGCCATCGACATCCGGGAGGGAGAGGTGCTGGATGCTGAGGTGTTCAAAGCCCTAATCCAGGCCGCGGTCGCGGAGAATCAACGGTCCAGCGCCCGGAAGTCACAGGGCCGTGGGCCTCGGAGCCCTGCGCCTTCCCGCATGATTACCGATAGCCCGACAACAGGAATGTCATCGTGCCCTACCTGA
- a CDS encoding aldo/keto reductase — protein MSLTTFRTLGRSGLVVSPLALGTMTFGGPRWGSSDEVSENIFHAYVDAGGNFIDTADGYSGGRSEEMVGGYIADRALRDKLVLATKFGFNAEAGNPNAGGNGRKNICRALDGSLRRLKTDYVDLYWLHVWDMVTPVEEVLQSLGDLVRAGKIRYFGFSDMPAWYAVQAGTLAAAHAAPGPIAMQVEYSLVERSVEREHLPAARACGFGVTPWSPLAAGFLTGKYRRESAVASGQGRLSGPNPFGDTKFTDRNWRVLDALCTVATQLDRPPAQVALAWVSAQPGVTSPILGASNLEQFHDNVASLNLRLNPEQVRELDEASALEAVFPYSIFTPEINRGIFGGATVEGWR, from the coding sequence ATGAGCCTAACCACCTTCCGCACTCTCGGCCGCTCAGGACTCGTCGTCAGCCCGCTCGCCCTCGGCACCATGACTTTCGGCGGCCCGCGCTGGGGTTCGTCGGATGAGGTCTCTGAAAACATCTTCCACGCCTATGTCGATGCGGGCGGCAACTTCATCGACACTGCCGATGGTTACTCCGGTGGGCGCAGCGAGGAGATGGTGGGAGGGTACATCGCCGACCGCGCTCTGCGGGACAAGCTGGTCCTCGCCACCAAGTTTGGCTTCAATGCCGAGGCCGGAAACCCCAACGCCGGGGGTAACGGCCGCAAAAACATTTGCCGGGCGCTCGACGGCTCGCTGCGCCGGCTGAAGACCGACTACGTGGACCTTTATTGGCTGCACGTCTGGGACATGGTGACGCCCGTCGAAGAAGTGCTCCAGTCGCTCGGCGACCTGGTGCGGGCCGGCAAGATACGCTACTTCGGTTTTTCCGACATGCCCGCCTGGTACGCCGTCCAGGCTGGCACACTGGCCGCGGCGCATGCCGCGCCCGGCCCCATCGCCATGCAGGTGGAATACTCCCTCGTGGAGCGCAGCGTAGAGCGCGAGCACCTGCCCGCCGCCCGTGCGTGCGGCTTCGGCGTCACGCCATGGAGCCCACTCGCTGCCGGCTTTCTGACCGGCAAGTACCGGCGCGAAAGCGCTGTGGCCAGCGGCCAGGGCCGGCTCAGCGGCCCCAACCCATTCGGGGACACGAAGTTCACAGACCGCAACTGGCGCGTGCTCGACGCGCTGTGTACGGTAGCCACGCAACTTGACCGCCCGCCGGCGCAGGTCGCCTTGGCGTGGGTTTCGGCGCAGCCCGGCGTAACGTCCCCGATCCTGGGGGCCAGCAACCTGGAGCAATTTCACGACAACGTGGCCTCGCTCAACCTGCGCCTTAACCCCGAACAGGTTCGGGAGCTGGACGAGGCCAGCGCGCTCGAAGCGGTTTTCCCCTACTCGATATTCACGCCCGAAATCAATCGGGGCATTTTCGGCGGCGCGACCGTCGAAGGGTGGCGGTAG
- a CDS encoding nuclear transport factor 2 family protein, protein MTTNSNARPPLPPFTKETATQKVRMAEDAWNTRDPERVSLAYTANSAWRNRAEFFSGREAIVQFLRRKWARELDYRLIKELWTFHENRIAVRFAYEWHDDSGNWCRSYGNENWEFDEHGLMQRRIASINDLPIKEADRKYHWPSSPRPYDCPGLSDLGL, encoded by the coding sequence ATGACAACGAACTCTAACGCCCGCCCGCCGTTGCCGCCTTTCACCAAGGAGACCGCGACGCAAAAGGTGCGGATGGCCGAAGATGCGTGGAACACGCGTGACCCTGAACGCGTGTCGCTTGCGTACACCGCAAACAGCGCGTGGCGCAACCGCGCCGAGTTCTTTTCCGGGCGCGAGGCAATTGTGCAGTTTCTGCGGCGCAAATGGGCAAGAGAGCTGGACTATCGCCTGATCAAGGAGCTATGGACCTTTCATGAGAATCGAATCGCGGTGCGCTTCGCCTACGAGTGGCACGACGACTCCGGCAACTGGTGCCGCTCTTACGGCAACGAGAACTGGGAGTTCGACGAGCACGGTCTCATGCAACGCCGCATCGCAAGTATCAACGATCTGCCGATCAAGGAAGCCGACCGCAAATACCACTGGCCCTCAAGTCCGCGTCCGTATGATTGTCCAGGTCTGTCCGACCTTGGGCTATAG
- a CDS encoding membrane integrity-associated transporter subunit PqiC has product MIELMRLVPTAAILLLSACASAPQTRYYSLDDFAGRQDAACAANNSAAALVKVQPFNVLPPFDTMQIVYRPPDLPQTIGFYASHQWATPPARMLAQATVDYLCRAGINAELTGLAVNIGEAVIVSADVSELLEVDTREGPSGRVALTLRVSNSNGIVFEKHAWGRAMAQERTVDSVVEAIDQALQAALSGVRAPLERLLAGTGAE; this is encoded by the coding sequence GTGATCGAACTCATGCGACTCGTTCCGACAGCGGCGATCTTGCTGCTGTCCGCCTGCGCTTCCGCGCCGCAAACGCGTTACTACTCGCTCGATGATTTCGCGGGCCGGCAGGACGCTGCCTGTGCAGCGAACAATTCGGCAGCGGCGCTTGTGAAGGTGCAGCCGTTCAACGTCCTGCCGCCGTTCGATACAATGCAAATCGTTTATCGGCCACCCGACCTGCCGCAAACCATCGGCTTCTACGCAAGTCATCAATGGGCTACGCCACCGGCGCGTATGCTCGCGCAGGCCACCGTCGACTATCTGTGCCGGGCGGGTATCAACGCGGAATTAACGGGGCTTGCCGTGAACATCGGCGAAGCGGTTATCGTGAGCGCGGATGTCTCCGAGCTGCTCGAAGTCGATACGCGCGAAGGTCCCAGCGGCCGGGTCGCGCTGACATTGCGTGTGAGTAACAGCAACGGCATCGTTTTTGAAAAACACGCCTGGGGCAGAGCAATGGCTCAGGAGCGCACCGTCGATAGCGTGGTCGAGGCGATCGACCAGGCGCTGCAGGCCGCGCTGAGCGGAGTTCGCGCGCCACTGGAGCGGCTTCTGGCGGGCACGGGGGCTGAGTAA
- a CDS encoding Uma2 family endonuclease, protein MSTVLDAPEQSTRKVPAVQKVILYDISWETYERLLAEHGAHAGTRFSYDCGALEIMSPLIIHERINRRLATIFETIAEERGVDFDSVGSSTFRREDLKKGFEPDSCFYITHLERVREKAQINLRIDPPPDLIIEVDITSPSLPRFPIFAAVGVPEVWRYDGARVRVFALSTGEYVEPSESASLPGVTGDVLTDFLAKSKMIKRAPWLHGIREWARHTLSK, encoded by the coding sequence ATGTCTACCGTTCTTGACGCTCCGGAACAGTCAACGCGAAAAGTGCCGGCGGTTCAAAAAGTCATTCTGTATGACATCAGCTGGGAGACGTACGAGCGTCTTCTCGCTGAGCACGGTGCGCATGCGGGCACGCGCTTTTCTTACGACTGTGGAGCGTTGGAAATCATGAGCCCGTTGATAATCCACGAGAGAATTAATCGTCGGCTGGCGACCATCTTCGAAACCATCGCGGAAGAACGCGGAGTGGATTTCGATAGCGTCGGCTCAAGCACATTCAGACGTGAAGACTTGAAGAAGGGGTTTGAGCCGGACTCATGTTTTTACATCACCCATCTTGAGCGCGTCCGTGAGAAAGCGCAGATCAACCTGAGAATCGATCCGCCGCCTGATCTGATAATCGAAGTCGATATCACCAGCCCCAGCCTGCCGCGTTTCCCGATCTTTGCCGCGGTCGGCGTACCCGAGGTGTGGCGTTACGACGGTGCGCGGGTGCGCGTTTTCGCGCTAAGCACCGGCGAGTACGTCGAGCCATCGGAAAGCGCCAGCCTGCCCGGGGTAACGGGCGATGTGCTGACCGATTTCCTTGCAAAGAGCAAGATGATAAAGCGCGCCCCATGGCTGCACGGCATTCGCGAGTGGGCGCGGCACACTTTGAGCAAGTGA